One Mucilaginibacter ginkgonis genomic region harbors:
- a CDS encoding phosphatidylglycerophosphatase A family protein: MNKAIASCLGIGFIKGGGTIAAAVFCLLIWLSWRIDVANFQVLFAAATLLIMLLGIYVGNRVEADWGKDSSRVVIDEAAGMMVSMIFLPHNIWLLIAGFVMFRFFDILKPLYIRRLEALPGGLGVMADDVLAGIYSNILLIVPVVIFKL, translated from the coding sequence ATGAATAAGGCTATCGCATCATGCCTGGGAATCGGCTTTATAAAAGGCGGTGGCACTATTGCGGCGGCCGTATTCTGTTTGCTCATCTGGCTTTCATGGCGAATTGACGTTGCCAACTTCCAGGTACTATTTGCTGCTGCTACATTGCTAATAATGCTTTTAGGTATCTACGTAGGTAACCGCGTTGAAGCAGATTGGGGCAAAGATAGTTCGCGTGTGGTGATAGACGAGGCCGCCGGCATGATGGTGTCTATGATCTTTTTACCGCACAACATCTGGCTGCTAATAGCCGGGTTTGTAATGTTCCGGTTTTTTGATATTCTGAAACCACTGTATATCCGCAGGCTTGAAGCCTTGCCCGGCGGACTGGGTGTAATGGCAGATGATGTTTTGGCCGGCATCTACAGCAATATTTTACTGATCGTTCCCGTTGTAATCTTTAAATTGTAG
- a CDS encoding ferritin family protein, with the protein MGFEQYHEPPEELSSETRTFARMIVSLCEEAEAINWYEQRISVEQDKDAKAIMQNAQHEEFKHFGMDLEFLLRKKEVWRKTLEAILFKQGDIVELGEKGEEASE; encoded by the coding sequence ATGGGATTTGAACAATACCACGAGCCACCCGAAGAGCTTAGCAGCGAAACCCGCACATTTGCCCGCATGATAGTTTCTTTATGCGAAGAAGCTGAAGCCATTAACTGGTACGAACAGCGCATAAGCGTTGAGCAAGACAAGGATGCAAAGGCCATTATGCAAAACGCCCAGCACGAAGAGTTTAAACATTTTGGCATGGACCTGGAGTTTTTATTACGCAAGAAGGAGGTGTGGCGCAAAACGCTTGAAGCCATTTTGTTTAAGCAAGGCGACATTGTTGAGCTTGGCGAGAAAGGCGAAGAAGCTTCGGAATAG
- a CDS encoding DUF4268 domain-containing protein codes for MYSKEQASQLKQAFWTAFGQYMSPVLSAEGLKISWINYKTGIKHLYFRMQADKSSASISIDITHPDAGIQELFFEQFLELKNILRSYLNEDWDWQLHSTDEYSKTITRISKTITGVNIFEQSNWPQLISFFKPRIIALDEFWSDAKYSFDALR; via the coding sequence ATGTATTCAAAAGAGCAGGCATCGCAACTAAAGCAGGCATTCTGGACGGCTTTCGGGCAGTATATGTCGCCGGTGCTTTCTGCCGAAGGGTTAAAGATAAGCTGGATCAATTATAAAACAGGGATCAAACACTTGTATTTCCGGATGCAGGCGGATAAGTCGTCGGCGAGCATCAGTATTGATATCACCCATCCCGACGCAGGTATCCAGGAATTATTCTTCGAGCAATTTTTAGAGCTGAAAAACATCCTCCGCAGTTACCTGAACGAAGACTGGGACTGGCAGCTGCATAGCACCGATGAGTATAGCAAGACCATTACCCGCATCAGCAAAACGATTACCGGCGTAAATATTTTTGAGCAAAGTAACTGGCCGCAATTGATCTCTTTCTTCAAACCACGCATCATTGCCCTCGACGAATTCTGGAGCGATGCCAAATACAGTTTTGATGCGTTGAGGTAA
- a CDS encoding alpha-ketoglutarate-dependent dioxygenase AlkB family protein encodes MESKQIINLLPYDGQVDYYGIVLDELEANRYFDILLNNIDWKNDEAIIFGKHFITKRMVAWYGDQSFDYSYSNKTRRALPWTKELLELKALTEKYTGVIYNSCLLNLYHDGDEGMGWHSDDERALGKDSSIASLSFGAERKFALKHRVTKEATSIMLQNGSLLEMKGTTQSHWIHSLPKSKKVKEPRVNLTFRTMIPQ; translated from the coding sequence ATGGAAAGTAAGCAAATAATTAACCTGCTGCCTTACGACGGACAGGTAGACTATTATGGCATTGTGCTCGACGAATTGGAGGCCAACAGGTACTTTGACATCTTGCTCAATAACATCGATTGGAAGAACGACGAGGCGATCATATTCGGTAAGCACTTTATAACCAAACGTATGGTAGCCTGGTACGGCGATCAAAGCTTCGACTATAGCTATTCGAACAAAACACGGCGGGCTTTGCCCTGGACTAAAGAATTGCTGGAATTGAAGGCACTTACCGAAAAGTATACGGGTGTGATCTACAACTCGTGCCTGTTAAATTTATACCACGACGGCGACGAAGGTATGGGCTGGCATAGCGATGATGAGCGGGCGCTGGGTAAAGATTCCTCGATCGCGTCATTAAGTTTTGGTGCCGAACGAAAGTTCGCACTGAAACACCGGGTGACCAAAGAGGCTACATCGATAATGCTGCAGAACGGCAGTTTATTGGAGATGAAAGGCACCACACAATCACATTGGATACATAGCCTGCCAAAATCAAAAAAGGTGAAAGAGCCGCGGGTAAACCTTACTTTCAGAACCATGATACCGCAGTGA
- a CDS encoding Ada metal-binding domain-containing protein: protein MIRHQDLGETQFSRNRNLLKLVRQGKLSIGGNHIDKIYGRLNCKSGKRMNVQNRVFFTDENEALQAGYRPCAHCMREKYNKWKNQNGK, encoded by the coding sequence ATGATCCGTCACCAGGATCTGGGCGAGACGCAGTTTTCCCGCAACAGAAATCTTTTAAAATTGGTTAGACAGGGGAAGCTATCTATCGGAGGGAATCATATAGATAAAATCTATGGACGGTTAAACTGCAAGTCTGGTAAGCGAATGAATGTTCAAAACCGGGTATTCTTTACTGATGAAAACGAAGCCTTGCAAGCCGGTTATCGCCCTTGCGCGCATTGTATGAGGGAAAAGTATAACAAGTGGAAAAATCAGAATGGAAAGTAA
- a CDS encoding methylated-DNA--[protein]-cysteine S-methyltransferase, translating to METQQELDYNRIAAAIDFLRLNYKSQPSLDDAAAHINLSPFHFQRMFKDWAGVTPKQFLQYISLEHAKSLLKDKSATLLDAAFETGLSGTGRLHDLFMKIEGMTPGEYKNGGEHLHINYSFAESPFGKLLIASTIKGICYMAFADEDEETAFAQLFKLFPKARFHNFLDTIQQNALYIFTQDWSKLPEIKLHLKGTPFQLKVWETLLTVPMGGLTSYNGLANKINSPTASRAVGSAVGDNPVAFLIPCHRVIRSTGEIGQYHWGSNRKSAMIGWESSRVIGA from the coding sequence ATGGAAACGCAACAAGAATTAGATTACAACCGCATAGCAGCGGCCATAGACTTTTTAAGGCTCAATTATAAATCACAGCCTTCGTTGGATGACGCGGCCGCGCACATTAATCTTAGCCCATTTCACTTTCAGCGCATGTTTAAGGACTGGGCGGGCGTTACACCAAAACAGTTTTTGCAGTACATCAGCCTGGAACATGCCAAGTCGTTACTAAAAGATAAAAGTGCTACGCTTCTCGACGCTGCATTCGAAACCGGCCTATCAGGCACCGGCCGCCTGCACGACCTGTTTATGAAAATAGAAGGCATGACACCCGGTGAGTATAAAAATGGCGGCGAACACCTGCACATCAATTATAGCTTCGCCGAAAGCCCATTTGGGAAGTTACTTATTGCGTCGACCATTAAAGGAATTTGCTATATGGCATTTGCAGATGAGGACGAGGAAACAGCATTTGCCCAGTTATTTAAGCTTTTTCCGAAAGCCCGGTTCCACAATTTTTTAGATACCATACAGCAAAACGCGTTGTACATCTTTACCCAAGACTGGAGTAAACTACCCGAAATAAAACTTCATTTAAAAGGCACACCCTTCCAACTAAAAGTTTGGGAAACGTTACTCACAGTACCCATGGGGGGCTTAACATCTTATAATGGTTTGGCCAATAAGATCAACAGCCCGACTGCAAGCCGCGCGGTAGGATCGGCAGTTGGCGATAACCCGGTTGCATTTTTGATACCGTGCCACAGGGTGATACGCTCTACCGGCGAAATAGGCCAGTATCACTGGGGCAGCAACCGCAAAAGCGCAATGATAGGCTGGGAATCGAGCAGGGTTATAGGAGCGTAA